The genomic region AAGTTTATCGACTTTTCATTTATTCGAGAGAAGACCAAGCATCTTTACTGTGATAACAATGGTCGTCCAGCAATTGATCCAGTTGTTCTTTTTAAGATGTTATTTATTGGGTATATATTTGGAATTCGCAGTGAGAGGCGTCTTGTCAAAGAAATACAAGTCAATATGGCTTATCGCTGGTTTCTTG from Maridesulfovibrio bastinii DSM 16055 harbors:
- a CDS encoding transposase, with the translated sequence MLKKSDQKQVTVELVTIEELVPENHLLRKINKFIDFSFIREKTKHLYCDNNGRPAIDPVVLFKMLFIGYIFGIRSERRLVKEIQVNMAYRWFL